AGGCACCGACGTTCGAGTCGCATGGCTCTCACTCGATGCCGGCGACAACGACCTGCTTCGGTTCCTTACTTATCTGGTCACTGCGCTGGGCGGCGCTGATGCCGGAAGCGGCGCTGATTCCGAAGTCGGCGCTGACTCCCGGGTCGGCACGGCGGCGCTCGGGCTGCTGGATGCCTCGAAACCGCTGCCTGCCGAGGTTACGTTGACCGCCCTGATCAACGACGTCGCCCAGTCCGCCCACGAGTTCGTGCTCGTGCTCGACGACTTCCACCTGATTGACGCGCAGCTCGTGCGCGAGGCCGTCGAGTTCCTGATCGAGCACCTCCCGGCCCGGATGCACCTGGCGATCGCGAGCCGCGCCGATCCGACGCTGCCGCTGGCCCGGATGCGCGCCCGCGGCGAACTGACCGAGCTTCGGGCAGCTGACCTGCGTTTCACTCCAGACGAGGCCGCCGACTTCCTCAACGAGGCCATGGGCCTCAGGCTCTCGGCCGATGAGATCACCGCCCTCGACATCCGCACCGAGGGCTGGATCGCCGGCCTGCAGCTGGCCGCGTTGTCGATGCGTGGAGGCAGCGACATCCGCGGATTCATCGAGGCGTTCACCGGCAGCAATCGGTTCATCATCGACTACCTCGTGGAGGAGGTGCTGCAGCGCCAGCCCGAGCGCGTGCGCGACTTCCTGCTGCGCACCGCGATTCTCGATCGGCTCAGCGGTCCGCTGTGCGTTGCCGTGACTGGTCAGGCGGATGCCGGCGGCACGCTTGACGGGCTGGAACGCGACAATCTCTTCCTGATCCCGCTCGATGACCAGCGGCAGTGGTATCGCTACCACCACCTGTTCGCTGATGTGCTCCGGGCTCGCCTGCAGAGTGAACAGCCTGAGCTGATCTCGACGCTGCACGTGCGCGCGAGCGAGTGGTGCGAAGTGCACGATCTCGTCGACGACGCCGTGAGGCACGCGCTCGCCGCGCACGACTTCGAGCGGGCGGCCCGACTGGTCGAGCTCGCTGTCCCCGACATCCGCCGCACCCGCCAGGAGACGACCTTGCGCGGCTGGCTGACGGCGCTGCCCGAAGACGTTTGTCGGGGCAACCCAGTGCTGAGCACCTACATCGCCTGGATGCGGCTGTACTCGGGCGACCTGGACGCTGTCGAGCCGTGGCTGCGGCATGCCGAGCTCATGCTGAGTGCGCCCGTTTCAGCGGACGAACCCAGCGAAGAGTTGCTCCTGCTGCCGCAAACCATTGAGATGTACCGGGCGGCGCTCGCCCAGGCGCATGGCGACATCGCCGGGACCGTCCGCCATGCCGACCGTTCGTTGCGACTGGCGAGCCCGGATGACCACCTCGGACGCGGCGCTGCCGGCGGACTGCTCGCCCTGGCCGCCTGGGCGGCGGGTGACGCGGTAGCCTCCGTGCGGTCCTTCGCCGACGCCAGTGCCCATCTGCGCTCGGCGGGATACCTCGCTGATGAACTGAGCGGCACCATCCTGCTCGCTGACATGCTGCTCGCCTGCGGCCGCCTTCACGAAGCGCGTCGCCGGTACGAGCGAGCCCTCCAGCGGGCTGAGCGGGGCGACGTGCTGCCGAACCCGGCTGGCGACCTGCACGTTGGCCTCGCGGAGCTCGATCTGGAACGCAACGATGTCGCTGCTGCTGTAAGACACCTCGAGGCCAGTGCGGCGCTGGGGGAGCGGGCGGCGCTGCCCGAGAACCGGTACCGCCGATTCGTTGCCCTCGCTCGGTTGAAACAGGCGGAGGGTGATCTGGATGCCGCCGCCGAGCTGCTTCGGCAGGCCGAGCCGCTCTACGTGCGCGGCTATTTCCCCGAGGTGCATCCGATTCCTGCCTTGGCCGCGCGGGTCTGGGTCGCCCAGGGGCGGCTGGCCGACGCCGCGGACTGGGCCCGGCACAGCGGTGTCACCGTGGCGGGCGAGCCCAGCTTCCTGCGCGAGTGCGAGCATCTCACCCTGGTCCGTCTGCTGATCGCCGAGCATCGTGCGGCTGAGCAGCGCGTGTCTAGCACGGCTCGCGGTCTCGCCGACACCCACGGGCTGCTCGACCGGCTGCTGACCGCGGCCGAGGCATCCGGACGCACCGGCAGCACGATCGAGATCCTGATGCTGCAGGCGCTCGCGCATCAGGCGGAGGGACGGATGTCTGAAGCTCTCGTGCCTCTCGAACGAGCCCTGACGCTGGCCGAGCCCGAGGGGTACCTGCGGCTGTTCGCCGATGAGGGCTTGCCGATGGCGGAGCTGCTGCAGGATGCCGCGCGTCATTCGATCGCGTCCGATTACGTCTCTCGACTGCTCGCTGCCGTGAGTGAGGAGAGTTCCGGCGCGGGGCAGGGGACGACTGTTGGCGGAGCGGGGCAGGCCGCGGCATCCGGCGTCCAATCATTCGGTCAACCAGCAGCCGTCCAATCGCTGGCTGAGCCGCTCAGCGAACGCGAGCTGCATGTGCTGCGGCTGTTGCGTACCGAGCTGACCGGGCCGGAGATTGCCCGCGAGCTGGTGGTGTCGCTGAACACGGTGCGCACGCATACGAAGAACATCTTCCGCAAGCTCGACGTGACGAACCGGCGGGCGGCCGTCCGTCGCGGCGAGGAGCTCGGCCTCGTCTGAAGCGCAACCGGATTCGTCGCCCGGACGGCATTCACGGCAGCTGGCGGAATTCACCATGTGTGGTGATGTGCGCTCACCACATCGCTTCGTAGCGTCGGGAACAGGGTCGGGCAATCCGGCCGATGCTTGAAGCTCCAGGAGACTCATATGACGAAGACCGCAGAGCGTGTCGGCGCACCAGTCCCGCGTGTCCCACCTGGCACTAGCCGGCGGACCAACTGGCTGGTTCCGATTGGACTGATCCTGCTCGCCCTGGTTCCGGTGGTCACCGGGTCGCTGCGGCTCGTCGAACTCGGCGGCGGGCCGGAAATCATGCCAGACAACCCGCGAGCGGACGCGTCCCCGCTGCCGATCGCGGCGCACATCGCCAGCGCGCTCATCTTCACGGTGTTCGGCGCCTTCCAGTTCGTGCCGGGACTTCGTCGGCGTCCGTGGCATCGTCGGGCCGGACGCGTCCTGGCGCCGCTCGGACTGGTCGCCGCGCTGTCCGCGATCTGGATGTCAGTGTTCTACGCGCACCCGGAGGGCACCGACGAATTACTGGTGGCTTTCCGGCTGGCGTTCGGCTCGGCGATGGCGGTGTTCATCGTGCTCGGCGTCGTCGCCATCCGTCGTCGCAACATCACCGCGCACCGGGCCTGGATGACGCGCGCCTTCGCCATCGGTATCGGAGCCGGCACGCAGGCGGTTGTCTTGACCGTGGTGCCGCTGGTCATCCCTCCGACTGAGACGAGCACCGCGCTCTGTCACGCCGCCAGTTGGGTGATCAACCTCGCGGTGGCGGAGTGGGCGATCCGGCGGAGGCCGCGCGGATGAGTGGGGACGTGGGGCGGATGAGTCGGGACGTGCCGGCCGCACGGACGCGTGGAGACGCGCCATCCGCGTATGAGATCCGGCTGCAGGGACGTCTGGACGAACGCTGGGCTGACTGGTTCGAAGGCATGAGTTTGAGCACTGAGGCGGATGGCACGACGGTGCTCCGGGGCATTGTTGCCGACCAGTCGGCTTTGCATGGAATCCTCGGCCGAGTGCGTGACCTCGGGATGACGCTGATATCGGTCAACTCGGGGGAGTGACGGGGCGCCGCGCGCTATTTGCGCGTCCTCTCCTACACAAGAAACTTTTCCGCGACTTATCCACAAAACCCGGTCCTGACCTGCACTTTTGGTAATTCGAATGTCGGTGGTCACTGTCACTCTTAGATCGTGGCAATCACCCAGACCTTCGACCCTCTCGCCGAGGATGCGATCGACCTGCTGCGATGCGCGAGCGATGACGAACTGCTCGCCCACACAGCAGAAATCGAGGCGTACGGCCGGCGGGTGGACGCGCTGCGTGTGGTCGCCGCTGCCGAGGTGGCACACCGGTCCCGGCGGGAACTCGAGGGCGCTGCGTTGTCGGCGCAGAAGGGATGCCGCAACGCCTCTGAACTGCTGCAGCGAGTGACCGGTGCCGCGGGGCGAACCGTGGAGAGTTGGATGCGGTTGGGCGCGCAATTGCGCGGCCGGCCGACGCTGATCGGGATCGAAGGTCCTGCTGACTTCCCGGCCGTGACCGTCGCGGTCACCGAGGGGCGCATCGGTGTGGACGTGGCCACCGCAATCGTCACCGCGCTCGCGCCGACGATTGGGCGAGCGCACCCTGAGGACTTTGCCGCCGCCGAGCAGGCACTGGTGACCGCGGCCGGCGAGAGCACGGCTGACTCGATCCGGGTGCAAGCAGCGGTATGGCAGGCCGCGATCGATCCGGACGGCGTTGAACCGTCCGAGGAGCGGGCGATGGCACGCCGCGGGATCCGCCTCGGCCGTGCCAGGGACGGGCTGATTCCGATCAGCGGCGGTCTCATGCCCGAAGCTGCCGGTGCGCTGTCACGGCTGTTCGATGCCCACTTGACGCCGCGGACGGCGCCGGCGTTCCTCTCGGCTGAGGAACGCGATGCGCAATCCCTCGAGCGCGACCCGCGCACACCCGACCAACAGCGGCACGACGTGTTCATGGGCATCGTCGACTCCGCGGCGCGGGCGGCGGATGCCCCGTCGATCGGTGGCGCAGCGCCGACGGTGCTCGTGAGCGTGCGAGCCGACGACCTCGATCGGGGCGGCGGCGCCGGGTACATCGACGGCGTGGAGGCGCCGGTGAGTATCCGAGCGGTCGGGCAGAAGATCTGCGCGGGCGGCAGCCAGCGGGTGGTGATCGATCCGACCGGTCGGGGGTGCAGTTGGGCGTTCCGCAGCGGGTGTTCAACTCCCAGCAGAGGCGGGCGATCGGTGTGCGGGACGGCGGATGTCTCATCCCGGACTGTCCGATACCGGCGGCGTGGTCCGAGATTCACCATGTCCTGGAGTGGGCGAACGGCGGAAAAACGCATACCGACAACGGAGTGCTGCTGTGTTGGTTCCACCATCGGACGATTGATAGTTCCGGGTGGCAGATACGCATGGTTCGAGGTTCGCCGCAGATCAAGGCGCCTCCCTGGATAGACCCGAATGCTGACTGGCGCCCGGCGACGAAGTCACGCACCAGGTTGGCCGATGAGATCGACGGTTCTGGCTGATCGAGCTGGTCGAGCTGGTCGAGCCTGAAGCCCATCAGCGCGGGGACTGTTGCCCGGCGCGGTGGAACTGCTTTACTCGCTGGATGAGCGACAACCAGCCAGACCAGCGAGTTCCCGACGAGGCCCGGATCACCCGCACCTTCGATGCTCCCGTTGACCGCGTCTACCGGGCATGGATCGACCCCGAGCAGTTCGCCCACTGGTTCGGAGCGGAACTCGAGGTTCCGCAGTCCTACCTGGAGATGGACGTACGACCCGGCGGACAGTGGAGGGCGACCATGCTGCATGAGGGTGGGGAACTTCCCTTCGGTGGCGAATATCTCGAGTTGGTCGAGAACGAGCGGCTGGTGATGACCTTCGACGACCCCGAGCGCATCGGCGCAGGCAATGTCGACGTGAACGTGCTCACCGTCACCTTCACGCCGATCGGGGAGGACCGCACCGAAGTGCTGCTCAGCCAGACCGGTCTGATGGAGCACGGCATGGCCGACGATCTCGTGGTGGGGTACAACTCGTTCATGGACAAGCTCGCCGAGTTGCTCGCCCGCGACTAGCGCCGACCGTGCCATCGTTCCGCGTCACCATGCGCGTCGGCGAATTGCGTCCGGGGGTGACTCCCGACCGTGTCCTGCCTGCCGCTGCTGCAGCCGTGGAGGAGCTCGCCACCGTTGAGGCATCCGAGGTCGGAGTCGTCAGCGGCGAGCCCCGCATCACGGTGCGATTCACCGAGGATGCCCCGGACATCGCCCTGCAGATCGGCGAGCACGCGGCATCCGTCGTCGACTCGGTGGTGCCTGTGGTCTCCTGGACGGTGACCCAGCGGGTCGGCGGGCGGTGGCATCCGGTTGGGAAGTGAACACGTTCTGGAATAACCCGCCGCCCGCGGACGCTGAACCCAGCATGAAACGCATCGGGTTCCTCAGTTTCGGCCACTACCAGGATGTCCCGGGGTCTCTCGTGCACACCGCCCAGGACGCGCTGCTGCAGTCCATCGAGCTTGCGGTGGCCGCTGAGGAGGTCGGAGTCGACGGCGCGTTCGTTCGGGTGCACCACTTCGCCCCGCAGCTGGCGTCACCGTTCCCGCTGCTGGCCGCGATGGGGGCTCGCACCAGCCGCATCGAGATCGGCACCGGCGTGATCGACATGCGTTACGAAAACCCGCTCTACATGGCCGAGGAAGCTGCCGCCACCGACCTGATCAGCGGCGGAAGACTGCAGCTCGGCGTCAGCCGCGGTTCACCCGAGCACGCCATGAACGGCTTTGAGGCGTTCGGTTATGTGCCGGGCGAGGGCCGCAGTGACGCTGATGATGCCCGCACCAAGACCGAGATCTTCCTGCAGGCGATCGAGGGTGCGGGCGTCGTCCGCGCCAACCCGCAGATGACCGGGCACACCGGCGCGCTCGCCATTGAGCCGCAATCGCCGGGGCTGCGCGACCGGATCTGGTGGGGGTCCGGCACCCGGGCCACCGCCAAGTGGACCGCCGAGCAGGGCATGAACCTGATGAGCTCGACCCTGCTCACCGAGGACACCGGGGTCGACTTCGGCGACTTACAGGCCGAGCAGATCCAGGTCTTCCGCGACACCTGGAAGGACGCCGGCCACGCCTGGGCACCCCGCGTCTCGGTCAGCCGCAGCATCATCCCGCTGGTCAGCGACGCCGACCGGCACTTCTTCGGCTTGCGCGCCCAGGTCGAGGGCAAGGACCAGGTCGGCCAGCTCGAGGGCACCCTGGCCCGGTTCGGCAAGAGCTACATCGGCGAACCGGACGCCCTGATTGAGCAATTGGCTCAGGATGCCGCGGTCGAAGCCGCTGACACGGTGCTGATCACCGTGCCCAACCAGCTCGGCGTCGACTACAACGCGCAGCTGCTCGAGAGCGTCGTGAAGTACGTCGCGCCGGGGCTCGGCTGGCGGTAGGCGCCGAGCTCCGACGCGGGTACGACCCGGACCGCGGCCGCGGCCGCTGCGGCGTAGAAGAGGAGATTCTGCGACACGCCGCGGCAACCTGGCACGACACACCGGCTGTGGCCCGGAAGTCCTTCCGAACGCACGGCCGGCGGGCTCGACCAGCGGGTGGACGCGGATCAGCGAAAGCTCAGCGGCGGTGAAGCAGCCGCGCCAGCGGTGACTGCGCCAGTCCCGCGACCGGTCGTTGCTGCTCACCCTGCTGGGCCGCGAGCACGATCACGACGGCGGTCAACACTGGCGGGATCCACTGCAGCACCCGGAGCTGGTTTTGCGCGGATTCGAGCTCCGAGGATGCCACGGGGGACGGCTCCGTCACACCCACGGTGTCCTCATCCTGACGCTTGGCAACTCGCATGCCGAGAATCCCGGAGTACAGGCTGGCGCCGGCCGCACCCAAGGTCAGCCCGGCCTTGATGATCGTGTTGGTGCGACTCTCGGGCTGCGTCGCCAGTCGTTCCTTGTTCGCGGCGATCAGGCCCAGCCCACCGACCGCATGCACAGCCAGGGCGGCGATCTGAACCGGCGACCATTTCGCCCAGCCGGCCGAAGACAAGCGCAGCCGCTCTCGTGGATCTTTCGCCTCAGCGGCTGCGCCGTTGACGCCGACGGCGCCCATCAGCGAACCGCCGAACCAGGCGGCCAGACCCAGGTCGTGCATGCTGCGAATCACGGTGTTGCGTTCAGACATGAGAACTCCAAATTGTCGATCGAGTTGTCGGGCAATCAATCCACCATGAATCCGAGTGCGGGGGCTGACTAGGGTCTCTCAGAAGATTCGTCGTCAACCACCGGTTGCGTGAACGGCACCGTGCCGGTCACCTCGGCCGAACCCCGGACCGGCCCAAGCCGCCGCCTGCGCATCGGATCTCGGCGCAGGTCGGCATAGAGCGATACACACAACCCGATCATGATCAGCACGAATGGCGTCGCGGCAAGGATCGTGAACGTCTGCAGCGCCGCCAACCCGCCGACGAAGAGCAGCACCGCCGCGACCGCCCCGGTGAGTACCGCCCAGACGATCACCAGCGGTTTCCACGGCCGTTCGCTGCCGCGGGTCGACAGCGTCCCCAGCACCAGGGAACCGGCATCCGCGCCACTGACGAAGAAAACCGCAGTGAGCACCATCACGACAATCGAGGTGCCGATGAAGAACGGGTACTGCTGCAGCATCGCGAAGAATGCAGCGGCCTCGTTGCCTTCGCCGGCGATGTCCACTCCGTTCACTTGCAGGTGGATGCCTGCCCCGCCGAACACGGTGAACCAGATCATGCTCACCGCGGTGGGCACGAGCAGCACGCCGAGCACGAACTCGCGGATGGTGCGGCCGCGCGAGATCCGGGCGATGAAGTTGCCGACGAACGGGGTCCATGAGATCCACCACGCCCAGTAGAAGATCGTCCAGCTGGCCAGCCAGTCGCCGCCACCGAAGACGGCGGACTGGAAGCTCATCGGGATCAGGTTCGTAAAGTAGGCGCCGATGCCCTGCGGCAGCAGGTCCAGGATGAACAGCGCCGGACCGGCGACGAACACGAAGGTCAACAGCGCCGCCGACAGCACCATGTTGGTGTTGCTCAGCCACTTGATGCCCTTGCTGATACCGCTCGCTGCGGAGAACACGACGCCGACAGTGAGCACGAGGATGACGATGATCGGCAGCGTCACGCCCGGGTCATCCACGAATTCGCCTGTGGCGAGTAGGGAGAGGCCGGCCGCGATCTGCAAGGCACCGAGGCCGAGGGATGTCGCCGAACCGAACTTGGTGCAGATGATCGCGAGGATGTCGATCGGCTTGCCCCAGCCGCGCCGCTTGATCCGGTCCTCGCCGAAGAGGGCCTCGAACGGTGCGCTCATCAGGTTGCCCCGACCCATCCGGAAGGTGGAGTAGGCGAGCGCCAGCCCCACCACGGAGTAGATGGCCCACGGGTGCAAACCCCAGTGGAAGAACGTGAACGCCATCGCCTGGCTCGCTGCCTGCGGACTCTCCGGCTCGGCGCCGGTGAACGGCGGCGGGTCGACCAGATGCGTCACCGGTTCGTACACGCCGAAGAACATCAGTCCGATGCCCATGCCGGCGCTGAACATCATCGCCACCCACGACCAGGTCGAGAACTCGGCCTCTTCACCCTCGCGGGACAGCGGGATTCCGCCGTATCGGCCGAACGCCAGGACCAGTGCGAAGACCACGAAGCCGGTCGCGCTGAGTACGAACAGCCAACCGAGGTTGGTCGTCACCCAGGACAGTGCGGCTGCCGTGACATCCCCTACCTGCTGAGTGAAGATCACCCCGAGCAGACAGACCACCACGATGATGCCGCCGGCGACTCCGACTACGACCTTGTCGACGCTGCTCCACCCATGTGATGACGGTTCCGGCAGGGCTTCGGTGGGGTCATTGGACATCGGTGGTTCTCCCGTGAAACGAACTCGCGGAGCGCGTGCGGGACGCCCCGGTCTGGGCCACGCTACCCCGCACACAGAGCCGATAACTATAGTGACGGCTATGGCTGATCCGGAGATTCTGCAGCGCGACGGCGACAACGGACGCACCGAATTCGGGCGCTACGGCCAGATGCCGAAGTGGGATGCTCGGGTTGCCGCCTACGCGGACTGCGATGAGGCAAATGCGGTCATCGGTGTCGCGCTTTCGGTCACCGGGTTCACCGTCGAAGTGACCTCGACGCTCGCCAGTGTTCAGAACGACCTGTGGGATGTCCTCGCCGATCTGGCTGTGCCGCTGAACGGCGGCGAGGAGGCGACCGCGCGAATCCACGAGGCGCACCTCGTGCGTTTGGAACGGGCGATCCTGCATTTCGAACAGGAGCCCGCCGACCTTGAAGGCGTTGTCCTCCCCGGCGGAACAGTGGCCGCGGCCACCCTGTACCACGCCCGCGCCGTCGTGCGTCGCGCGGAGCGGATGGTCTGGGTCGCCTTCGAGACTTACCCCGAGGGCGTCAACGTGCTTACCGCGCAGTACCTCAACCGGCTGTCGACCCTGCTGTTCGTGCTCGCCCGGGGCGCCAACGTCGAGCACGGCGACATCAACTGGCGGCCTGAGGCATCCTCCAGGGCGATGGAAGACGGGGACGTAACTTCCGGTGATTGAGGAGCGCCGCGAGCGAAGCGAGTGACGCGTCGCGAAATCCTTGGATAGAGGAGCGCCGCGAGCGAAGCGAGTGACGCGTCGCGAAATCCTTGGATAGAGGAGCGCCGCGAGCGGAGCGAGTGACGCGTATCGAAATCAGCTGGCCGCGTTCACCCGCTCGACCAGGCGCTCCACATGATCGCGCCAGCGCAGCCGTAAGTCGTCGGCGTTGCCCGCGACGGGGGAGTGGATCAGTGTGATGCGGGCGCCACCGGGGCCGGATCCGACTTCCCAGCGCAACCGTTCACCGGAGGCCAG
The Diaminobutyricimonas sp. LJ205 genome window above contains:
- a CDS encoding LuxR C-terminal-related transcriptional regulator, which codes for MAMPLLATKLFVPSPRPQTVPRPRLIQRMNEGLDHKLVLVSAPAGFGKSSALSAWAAELQGTDVRVAWLSLDAGDNDLLRFLTYLVTALGGADAGSGADSEVGADSRVGTAALGLLDASKPLPAEVTLTALINDVAQSAHEFVLVLDDFHLIDAQLVREAVEFLIEHLPARMHLAIASRADPTLPLARMRARGELTELRAADLRFTPDEAADFLNEAMGLRLSADEITALDIRTEGWIAGLQLAALSMRGGSDIRGFIEAFTGSNRFIIDYLVEEVLQRQPERVRDFLLRTAILDRLSGPLCVAVTGQADAGGTLDGLERDNLFLIPLDDQRQWYRYHHLFADVLRARLQSEQPELISTLHVRASEWCEVHDLVDDAVRHALAAHDFERAARLVELAVPDIRRTRQETTLRGWLTALPEDVCRGNPVLSTYIAWMRLYSGDLDAVEPWLRHAELMLSAPVSADEPSEELLLLPQTIEMYRAALAQAHGDIAGTVRHADRSLRLASPDDHLGRGAAGGLLALAAWAAGDAVASVRSFADASAHLRSAGYLADELSGTILLADMLLACGRLHEARRRYERALQRAERGDVLPNPAGDLHVGLAELDLERNDVAAAVRHLEASAALGERAALPENRYRRFVALARLKQAEGDLDAAAELLRQAEPLYVRGYFPEVHPIPALAARVWVAQGRLADAADWARHSGVTVAGEPSFLRECEHLTLVRLLIAEHRAAEQRVSSTARGLADTHGLLDRLLTAAEASGRTGSTIEILMLQALAHQAEGRMSEALVPLERALTLAEPEGYLRLFADEGLPMAELLQDAARHSIASDYVSRLLAAVSEESSGAGQGTTVGGAGQAAASGVQSFGQPAAVQSLAEPLSERELHVLRLLRTELTGPEIARELVVSLNTVRTHTKNIFRKLDVTNRRAAVRRGEELGLV
- a CDS encoding HNH endonuclease signature motif containing protein, translating into MRDGGCLIPDCPIPAAWSEIHHVLEWANGGKTHTDNGVLLCWFHHRTIDSSGWQIRMVRGSPQIKAPPWIDPNADWRPATKSRTRLADEIDGSG
- a CDS encoding cob(I)yrinic acid a,c-diamide adenosyltransferase, whose product is MADPEILQRDGDNGRTEFGRYGQMPKWDARVAAYADCDEANAVIGVALSVTGFTVEVTSTLASVQNDLWDVLADLAVPLNGGEEATARIHEAHLVRLERAILHFEQEPADLEGVVLPGGTVAAATLYHARAVVRRAERMVWVAFETYPEGVNVLTAQYLNRLSTLLFVLARGANVEHGDINWRPEASSRAMEDGDVTSGD
- a CDS encoding LLM class flavin-dependent oxidoreductase, with the translated sequence MKRIGFLSFGHYQDVPGSLVHTAQDALLQSIELAVAAEEVGVDGAFVRVHHFAPQLASPFPLLAAMGARTSRIEIGTGVIDMRYENPLYMAEEAAATDLISGGRLQLGVSRGSPEHAMNGFEAFGYVPGEGRSDADDARTKTEIFLQAIEGAGVVRANPQMTGHTGALAIEPQSPGLRDRIWWGSGTRATAKWTAEQGMNLMSSTLLTEDTGVDFGDLQAEQIQVFRDTWKDAGHAWAPRVSVSRSIIPLVSDADRHFFGLRAQVEGKDQVGQLEGTLARFGKSYIGEPDALIEQLAQDAAVEAADTVLITVPNQLGVDYNAQLLESVVKYVAPGLGWR
- a CDS encoding BCCT family transporter, translated to MSNDPTEALPEPSSHGWSSVDKVVVGVAGGIIVVVCLLGVIFTQQVGDVTAAALSWVTTNLGWLFVLSATGFVVFALVLAFGRYGGIPLSREGEEAEFSTWSWVAMMFSAGMGIGLMFFGVYEPVTHLVDPPPFTGAEPESPQAASQAMAFTFFHWGLHPWAIYSVVGLALAYSTFRMGRGNLMSAPFEALFGEDRIKRRGWGKPIDILAIICTKFGSATSLGLGALQIAAGLSLLATGEFVDDPGVTLPIIVILVLTVGVVFSAASGISKGIKWLSNTNMVLSAALLTFVFVAGPALFILDLLPQGIGAYFTNLIPMSFQSAVFGGGDWLASWTIFYWAWWISWTPFVGNFIARISRGRTIREFVLGVLLVPTAVSMIWFTVFGGAGIHLQVNGVDIAGEGNEAAAFFAMLQQYPFFIGTSIVVMVLTAVFFVSGADAGSLVLGTLSTRGSERPWKPLVIVWAVLTGAVAAVLLFVGGLAALQTFTILAATPFVLIMIGLCVSLYADLRRDPMRRRRLGPVRGSAEVTGTVPFTQPVVDDESSERP
- a CDS encoding SRPBCC domain-containing protein; protein product: MSDNQPDQRVPDEARITRTFDAPVDRVYRAWIDPEQFAHWFGAELEVPQSYLEMDVRPGGQWRATMLHEGGELPFGGEYLELVENERLVMTFDDPERIGAGNVDVNVLTVTFTPIGEDRTEVLLSQTGLMEHGMADDLVVGYNSFMDKLAELLARD
- a CDS encoding DUF2306 domain-containing protein, yielding MTKTAERVGAPVPRVPPGTSRRTNWLVPIGLILLALVPVVTGSLRLVELGGGPEIMPDNPRADASPLPIAAHIASALIFTVFGAFQFVPGLRRRPWHRRAGRVLAPLGLVAALSAIWMSVFYAHPEGTDELLVAFRLAFGSAMAVFIVLGVVAIRRRNITAHRAWMTRAFAIGIGAGTQAVVLTVVPLVIPPTETSTALCHAASWVINLAVAEWAIRRRPRG